From a single Miscanthus floridulus cultivar M001 chromosome 8, ASM1932011v1, whole genome shotgun sequence genomic region:
- the LOC136473106 gene encoding STOREKEEPER protein-like codes for MAPKRSAAAASPGSASDAYDGEARAARNSHRRRASPSPSRSGSRSRSRSKSPRSNVRPSAAASDSDADARAPSPRRTNRERSPRDHLDSDADADAGTGRRAASPRRRGERSPSFHSDSDGDAAGRSPSPRRSRKRTPRLHSDSDSDNSAAAAASDDDGAGDASPLPSARHSFRIETSNVKPVSTRPMDVPLRAAAGSSQRRPKRRPSPHSPEHQKRPPRVWSPEDEVTILSALIEFRAKKGRLPASIQDTGKVHSQIIHQLTANASTAQLSDKVRRLKHKYKLLLTRAKNGRDPNLPTQHDRDVYQLSKKVWGLKSLVLVRGSRVPHEDTEDAEESNEEQEIEESDEDMENGWELRDRTTKRPKALTYENGNGNAIVTAGRASHGDGSGRDDAEKGRQMYPYLWEAVEELSKEHPSGPIFRKAFGVLEKSKARAVEEKLRKFRMSEIRQQLQRMDLMKETVGMVLDALEGAY; via the coding sequence ATGGCCCCGAAGCgctcggccgccgccgccagcccggGGTCGGCGTCCGACGCCtacgacggcgaggcgcgcgcggcccgcaacagccaccgccgccgagcctccccctccccttcccGCTCCGGCTCCCGATCCCGATCCCGCTCCAAGTCCCCTCGCTCCAACGTCCGCCCTAGCGCCGCCGCATCCGACTCCGACGCCGATGCCCGCGCCCCGTCCCCGAGGCGCACCAACCGCGAGCGTTCCCCCCGCGACCACCTCGACTCCGACGCGGACGCCGACGCCGGCACCGGCCGCCGCGCCGCTTCCCCGAGGCGTCGCGGCGAACGTTCCCCAAGCTTCCACTCCGACTCGGACGGTGACGCCGCCGGCCGCTCTCCGTCCCCGAGGCGCAGTCGCAAGCGCACCCCTCGCCTCcactccgactccgactccgacaactccgccgcggccgcggcctccGATGACGACGGCGCCGGCGACGCCTCGCCTTTGCCTAGCGCGCGCCACTCCTTCCGCATCGAGACCTCCAACGTCAAGCCCGTCAGCACGCGCCCGATGGATGTGCCCCTCCGCGCCGCCGCGGGGTCCTCCCAGCGTCGCCCGAAGCGCCGCCCCAGCCCCCATTCCCCGGAGCACCAGAAGCGGCCGCCCCGGGTTTGGAGTCCTGAAGACGAGGTCACCATACTGAGCGCCCTCATTGAGTTCCGTGCCAAGAAAGGCCGGCTCCCTGCGTCCATTCAGGACACGGGCAAGGTACACAGCCAGATTATTCATCAACTCACTGCTAATGCTTCTACGGCCCAGCTTAGTGATAAGGTCAGGCGCCTCAAGCATAAGTACAAGTTGCTGCTCACCCGTGCAAAGAATGGACGGGATCCCAACTTGCCAACGCAACATGATCGCGATGTCTATCAACTTAGCAAGAAAGTTTGGGGATTGAAGAGTCTAGTACTGGTACGAGGGTCTCGTGTGCCACACGAAGATACTGAGGATGCAGAAGAGAGCAATGAAGAACAGGAGATAGAGGAGAGTGATGAGGATATGGAAAACGGATGGGAACTCCGTGATCGCACGACCAAAAGGCCAAAGGCATTGACATATGAAAACGGCAATGGTAATGCAATTGTCACTGCAGGTAGGGCTAGCCATGGTGATGGCAGTGGGAGAGATGATGCCGAGAAGGGAAGACAAATGTATCCATACCTGTGGGAGGCTGTTGAGGAGCTGTCGAAGGAGCATCCGAGTGGGCCAATATTCAGGAAGGCGTTTGGTGTACTTGAAAAATCAAAGGCAAGAGCGGTGGAGGAGAAGCTCAGGAAGTTCAGAATGTCAGAGATCAGGCAGCAGCTGCAGCGGATGGACCTGATGAAGGAGACAGTGGGGATGGTGCTTGATGCTCTGGAGGGTGCATATTGA